In Candidatus Deferrimicrobiaceae bacterium, the genomic stretch GCGGGAAGAAGGAAGCCGCGGAGCGCGCCGTGACCTGGCTTTCCCGGGTGGGGATGCCCGACGCCGCCAGGCGCGCGGGGGAATACCCGCACCAGATGAGCGGCGGAATGCGGCAGCGGGCGATGATCGCGATGGCGCTGGCGCTCCGCCCCGCCCTGCTGATCGCCGACGAGCCGACGACCGCGCTCGACGTCACGATCCAGGCGCAGATCCTCGCGCTGCTCGGTGACCTGCGGCGCGCCGAGGGCATGGCGGTGCTGCTCATCACGCACGACCTGGGCGTGGTCCGCGAGTTCGCCGACCGCACCGCGATCATGTATCTCGGGCGCATCGTCGAGACGGGGCCGACGGCCGCGCTGTTCGCCGACCCCATCCATCCCTATACGCAAGGGCTTATGGCGTCGATTCCCGGCCGCTCCGAAGGGGTGCGGCGGCTGCCGTCGATCCCGGGCGCCGTGCCCGACCTGCACCATGTGCCGCCCGGCTGCCCGTTCTCCGATCGCTGCCCGTTCCGGCAGGCCGCCCTCGACGCCTTCCGCGGCGGGAAAGCCCCCGAGGACACGCTGGCGGTCTGCGACCGGGTCGATCCCCCGCTGGCCGAATACGCATCCGGTCATGCGGCGGCCTGCCATTACCAGGCGCGGGAACGGGGGCTCGCATGACCTCCCCGCTCCTCAGCCTCCAGGGACTCTTCAAGCATTTCCCGGTTCGCCGCACTTTCTTTTCGAACGAGACGGTTTCGGTCAAGGCGGTCGACGGGGTGTCGCTCGACGTTCCCGCCGGCAAGACGGTCGGGCTGGTGGGCGAGTCGGGCTGCGGCAAGACGACGCTGGGGCGGCTGGCAATCCGGTTGATCGATCCCGACGCGGGGAAGATCGAGTTCGAGGGGCAGGACATCACGACGCTGTCGGGCGAGGCGCTGCGGCGGCTGCGGCTGGGGATGCAGATCGTTTTCCAGGACCCGTACTCGTCGCTCAACCCCCGGATGCGGGTGCGCGATATCGTCGGCGAGGGGTGGCTGGTGCACGGGATCGCGCGCGGGGCCGAGTTGCGCGAGCGCGCCGAGCGGCTGCTGTTGCGGGTGGGGCTTCCGGCCGATGCGGCGGGCAAGTATCCGCACGAGTTCTCGGGGGGGCAGCGGCAGCGGATCGGCATCGCCCGCGCCGTTGCGCTCTCGCCCAAGTTGGTGGTGGCCGACGAGCCCGTCTCGGCGCTCGACGTTTCGGTACAGGCCCAGATCCTCAACCTGATGCGCGACCTGCAGGATGCGGACGGGATGGCCTACCTGTTCGTCTCGCACGATCTGCGGGTGATCCGCCACATGTGCGACACCGTTGCCGTGATGTACCTGGGGGTGATCGTCGAGCGGGCGCCCGCGGCCGAGCTTTTCCGGGAGCCGTTGCATCCCTACACGCGCAGCCTGCTTTCGGCGGCGCCGATGGCGGCCGGCGAGAAGCGGGAGCGGATCGTCCTTTCGGGCGAGATCCCCAGCCCGACCCACGTGCCCCCCGGCTGCCGATTCCACACCCGCTGCTTCATGGCGAAGCCTTCGTGCCGGGAAGTCGTCCCGACGCTCGACGACCGCGGCGGCGACCGTTTCGTCGCCTGCCCCTGGGTCTAAAAGAAGGCTTTGCCGCAGGCGGCGCGGAGGATCAGACCGGGGCGGCGGACGACGCCCTCGCCGGCGGTTTGTCGACGACCGGCGCGCGGCAATAGGGGCAGAAGTTCCATTCGGGCGACAAGACCTTCTTGCATTCGCGGCATGAGGATACGATCGAGGTCCCGCATGCCGGGCACAGCAGAAAATCGCTGCCCACGGGCATCTGGCAGTGCGGGCAGAAGGTCGAGAATTCGTCGTCGTTGTCGAGCACCCGCCCCAGCTCCTCGAGCGTCGTGAGCCCCGCCCGCACCTTTTCCATGCCCACCTGGCTGAGCGTCTTCATGCCGCGCCCCACGGCCGCATGGCGGATCTCGCCCTCGGGCGCGTTCGACGTGATCAGGTCCCGCAGTTGCGCCGTGAACGGCATGATCTCGTAGAGCCCCATCCGCCCTTTGTATCCCGTCCCGCCGCACGTCGGGCAACCGGTTCCGTGATAGAGCGCGACGTCCTTCGGCAACGCCGATCCCCAGCGGAGACGTTCGCTCTCGGTCGGCGGCGTCTCGGCCTTGCACTTGGAGCAGACGACGCGGACGAGCCGCTGGGCCAGGATGCCGAGGATCGAGGAGGCGATCAGGAAGGACGGGAGCCCCAGGTTGCGCAGCCGGGTGATCGTCGCCGCGGTGCTGTTGGTGTGAATGGTCGAGAGCACCAGATGCCCGGTGAGCGCCGCCTGGATCGCGATGTTGGCCGTCTCGGCGTCGCGCATCTCGCCGACCATGATGACGTCGGGGTCCTGGCGGAGCATGGCGCGCAGCATGCTGGCGAACGTCAGCCCGATCTTCTCCTGGACCGCCACCTGCGTCAGGCCGTCGAGCTCGTATTCGATCGGGTCCTCGACCGTCGTGATGTTGCGCGTGACGGTTCGCACCCGGTTGAGCAATCCGTAGAGCGTGGTCGACTTGCCCGACCCCGTGGGGCCGGTGACGAGCATGATGCCCTGGGGGGACTTGGCCATGTTCGTCAGCATCCGGAGGTCGTCCTCGCCGAAACCGAGCTGTTCCATCGGCATCTGTGCGGAGGAGGAGTCGAGGACCCGGATGACCACCTTCTCGCCGTAGGTCGCGGGAATGGTCGAGACGCGCAGGTCGAGCGACTTGGCGCCGATCTTGACGCCGATCCGGCCGTCCTGCGGCAGCCGCTTCTCGGCGATGTCGAGCTTGGCCATGATCTTCAGGCGGGAGATCACCGCCCCCTGCACCCACTTGGGCAGCTCCTGGGTCTTCCGGAGCATGCCGTCGACCCGGTTCCGGACGACGAGATTATGCTTGGCCGGCTCGACGTGGATGTCGGAGGCCCCGCTGTCGATCGCCTCGGCGATGAGCGCGTTGACCATCCGGATGATCGGGGCGGCTTCCGATTTCTTGACCAGGTCTTCGACGTCGGCGCCGTCGTTCCTGCCCCGGTCCTGGATGACCTCGACGCTCCGCTCGTCCTGGATATCCTTGAAGATGTTGTCGATCGAGGCCCCGAGGTGGTAGTGCTGGTCGATCGCCCAGAGGATGTCGGTGCGCGTGGCGATGAACGCCTTGATGGCGAAGCCCGATGCGAACCGGACGTCCTCGAGCGCCTCGAAGCTCAACGGGTCGGCCATCGCCAGGTGCAGCTCCTTGTGGATGAGCTGGAGCGGCATGATGAGGTGCTTGCGGGCGACCTTCTCGCCGATGATCTCGGTCGCGCTCGGTTCGATCGGGGTGTTCTGCAGGTCGACCATCGGGATGCCGAGCTGGATGGAGAGCGCCTGGGCAATCTCGACCTCGGTGGCCAATCCCTGGGAGACGATGAACTCGCCCAGCTTCCCCCGGCGGAACTTCTGCTCGGACAGGAGCCGGTTCAGGTCCTTCTCGGAAATGAGTCCTGTTTCTACGAGCAGCTCGCCCAAGCGCTTTTTTGCCATGAATCGCAGATTCCCTTCAACAGTATTAGCCCATCATACAAACAAGCGCCGTAGCGATGCAACGTCGCCGCGAAACCGGACCCCTTTCCTCGCATCCTACCGGGGAAGGGAGATGAATGTCATGATCAAGACGACGACCCGAGAAAAGAAGACCACCCGGGGCAAGGCGGCCATCAAGGCCGAGGCGTCGGGCCAGCTCAAGTGCCCCCGCTGCAACGGGGCCATGGTCAACGAACGGTGTCAGGACATGCTGACCGTGTTCTACGCCTGGCGATGCCTCAATTGCGGTGAAATCGTTGACGATGTCGTCAATCGGAACCGGGGCGTCGCCGAACCGCCGGCCAAGAAGCGGATGGCCAGTTAAGATGGCGGAATCATTGGTTTAATCCGCCCCTGCCTACGTTGACAGGCGGGGGTGATCATGATACTCTCCGAAGGTTCAACGGAGCGTGTGCTTTCCGTGCCTGCTCCGAATTTGACCCTTCAGAGGGAAACCCAGTCCATGTTCAATAATCTCCTCAAAAAGATCTTCGGCACCCAGAACGAGCGCCTCCTGACCCAGCTCCAGCCGATCGTCGAGCGGATCAACACGCTCGAACCGGCCGTCTCGGCGCTTTCCGACGAGAAACTGGCGGCGCGCACCGTCGAGTTCCGCCAGCGCATCGACAACGGCGAAGATCTCGATTCGCTGCTGCCCGAGGTGTTCGCGACCGTGCGCGAGGTCGGGAAGCGCACCCTCGACATGCGCCATTACGACGTCCAGCTCATCGGCGGCATGATCCTCCATTCCGGCAAGATCGCCGAGATGCGCACCGGCGAGGGGAAGACGCTCGTCGCCACGCTGCCGGTCGTGCTCAACGCGCTGCCGGGCAAGGGCGTCCACCTGATCACCGTCAACGACTACCTGGCCAAGCGCGACGCCGAATGGATGAGCGCGATCTACCGGTTCATGGGGCTGTCCACGGGCGTCGTCGTCCACGGGCTCGACGACGACGAGCGGCAGGCGGCTTATCGCGCCGACATCACCTACGGCACCAACAACGAGTTCGGCTTCGACTACCTGCGGGACAACATGGCGATGAGCCCCGAAGAGATGGTCCAGCGGGAACTCAACTTCGCCATCGTGGACGAGGTGGACTCCATCCTCATCGACGAGGCCCGGACCCCGCTGATCATCTCCGGCCAGGCCGACCAGCCGACGGAGCTGTATTACACGGTGGCCAGCCTCATTCGCCGGCTCCGCCCGGAGGAGGACTTCACCGTCGACGAGAAGGCCCACACCGCGACCCTGACCGACGTGGGCATGGAGAAGGTGCAGAAGACCCTCAAAGTCGACCTCTACGACGAGGAGAACATCGAGCTGAACCACCACGTCCAGGCGGGCCTCAAGGCTCACACGCTGTACAAGCGGGACGTGAACTACATCGTCAAGAACGGCGAGGTCGTGATCGTCGACGAG encodes the following:
- a CDS encoding oligopeptide/dipeptide ABC transporter ATP-binding protein encodes the protein MTSPLLSLQGLFKHFPVRRTFFSNETVSVKAVDGVSLDVPAGKTVGLVGESGCGKTTLGRLAIRLIDPDAGKIEFEGQDITTLSGEALRRLRLGMQIVFQDPYSSLNPRMRVRDIVGEGWLVHGIARGAELRERAERLLLRVGLPADAAGKYPHEFSGGQRQRIGIARAVALSPKLVVADEPVSALDVSVQAQILNLMRDLQDADGMAYLFVSHDLRVIRHMCDTVAVMYLGVIVERAPAAELFREPLHPYTRSLLSAAPMAAGEKRERIVLSGEIPSPTHVPPGCRFHTRCFMAKPSCREVVPTLDDRGGDRFVACPWV
- a CDS encoding ATPase, T2SS/T4P/T4SS family, which gives rise to MAKKRLGELLVETGLISEKDLNRLLSEQKFRRGKLGEFIVSQGLATEVEIAQALSIQLGIPMVDLQNTPIEPSATEIIGEKVARKHLIMPLQLIHKELHLAMADPLSFEALEDVRFASGFAIKAFIATRTDILWAIDQHYHLGASIDNIFKDIQDERSVEVIQDRGRNDGADVEDLVKKSEAAPIIRMVNALIAEAIDSGASDIHVEPAKHNLVVRNRVDGMLRKTQELPKWVQGAVISRLKIMAKLDIAEKRLPQDGRIGVKIGAKSLDLRVSTIPATYGEKVVIRVLDSSSAQMPMEQLGFGEDDLRMLTNMAKSPQGIMLVTGPTGSGKSTTLYGLLNRVRTVTRNITTVEDPIEYELDGLTQVAVQEKIGLTFASMLRAMLRQDPDVIMVGEMRDAETANIAIQAALTGHLVLSTIHTNSTAATITRLRNLGLPSFLIASSILGILAQRLVRVVCSKCKAETPPTESERLRWGSALPKDVALYHGTGCPTCGGTGYKGRMGLYEIMPFTAQLRDLITSNAPEGEIRHAAVGRGMKTLSQVGMEKVRAGLTTLEELGRVLDNDDEFSTFCPHCQMPVGSDFLLCPACGTSIVSSCRECKKVLSPEWNFCPYCRAPVVDKPPARASSAAPV
- a CDS encoding ABC transporter ATP-binding protein — its product is MAEPLLDVRDLRLSFGTEGGRVRALFGVSFVVAPGETLGLVGESGCGKSITAMSVLRLLPTPPARVEEGAIRFRGRDLLALSEREMCDVRGREISMIFQEPMTSLNPVLTVGEQVAEVFTAHGLCGKKEAAERAVTWLSRVGMPDAARRAGEYPHQMSGGMRQRAMIAMALALRPALLIADEPTTALDVTIQAQILALLGDLRRAEGMAVLLITHDLGVVREFADRTAIMYLGRIVETGPTAALFADPIHPYTQGLMASIPGRSEGVRRLPSIPGAVPDLHHVPPGCPFSDRCPFRQAALDAFRGGKAPEDTLAVCDRVDPPLAEYASGHAAACHYQARERGLA